The genomic stretch CCTTTCGCAGAAAAGAAGTGTAAGGGAGTATCTTACAAACATGCAGAAGGAGATAGGCAGGGGCGGCGGTGTGGTATTAGAAGGAAGGGACACAGGAAGTGTCGTATTTCCTGATGCCCATATCAAGTTCTATCTCGATGCGAAACTTGAAGAGAGGGCAAAAAGAAGATATCTCGAATTATCTTCAAGGGGTGTAAACTCAGAACTCCTCAGGGTAAAAGAGGAGATATTGAAAAGGGATAAGGTTGATTCAGAAAGAGATATATCGCCTCTCGTTATACCGGAGGATGCGATATATATTGATACAACAGAGATAGATGCTGTTTCAGTGGTGGAGAAGCTACTAAATATAGTAAGGAGTAAGGAGTATGGAGTTAGGAGTTAGAAGCAAAGATTTAGTACTTACTGTATACTGCCTACTCCTTACTGCATACTTATTATCGGGTGGATAATGGAAGTCTTGAAAACAAGGCACATAGGTTTTTGTTTTGGTGTAAAGAGGGCAATGAACATAGTTTTAAAAGAAGCGGCAAAGGGGAAGGACAAAATATATACAATAGGTCCGATAATCCACAACCCGCAGATGGTGGAGATTTTAAAAGAAAAAGGGATAACGCCGGTTGGCGACATTTTTCATATTGAGGATGGGGTTATAGTCTTTAGAACCCATGGAATCAAAAAAGAGGAAGAGGAGTATATTAAAAGAAGGGGTTTGAAAATAATAGATACCACTTGTCCTTTTGTGAAGAGGGTAAGAAGGCATGCCATGTACCTTAGAAAAAGGGGCTACAGGGTGGTTATTGTGGGGGATAAGAACCATCCTGAAGTGAAAAGTGTATTGAGTTATTTGGATAATGATGGTATTGTATTACAAAAACCTGCTTCTATAGGGGCTAAAAAGATCGGTGTGGTCAGTCAAACCACATTGGATAAGGCAACCTTTTTAAATGTAGTGAGAGGTCTCATAGGGGAGGCGGAAGAATTGAGGGTTTATAATACGATTTGTGAAAGTACGGAAATCAGGCAAAGAGAGGCGGCAATACTTTCGGAAATGGTAGATGTAATGTTGATAATAGGCGGGAAAAATAGCTCAAATACAAAAAAACTTTATAGCATAGTGAAGGGGATGCAACCGAAGACATATCACATAGAGACAGAAGAAGATATAAAGTTAGGGTGGTTTACTGGTTTAAAGAAGGTAGGCATAACAGGGGGGGCTTCAACCCCTGATCTTATAATAGATTCTGTGGAGAGGCGTGTAAAAACTTTTTAGGGGGAATACATGTTAGATACCGGTGATACCGTGGCACAAAAAGAAAAAACACAAGAGGAGATGAAGGTACTCTATGAAACTTCTTTGAAAAGTTTACAGGAAGGGAACATTTTAAAGGGGAAGGTAATCAACATAAATGGCGAGACCGTAATTGTTGATGTCGGTTTGAAGTCTGAGGGAAAGCTTTCTATTAATGAATTTATGGGAAAGTCCGGCGAGGCAAATGTGAATGTGGGAGATCAAGTGGAAGTAATGATAGTGGGCAGGGAAAAAGAGTTTGGACTCCTTTTACTCTCAAAGCAAAAGGTAGATGTTATCAGAACATGGCAGAAGATAGATAAATCCCTTGAAGAGGGTATTTCGATAGATGGTGATATTATATCAGAGGTAAAAAGTGGTTTTATGGTTGATATAGGGGTAAATGCCTTCCTGCCGATATCGCAGGTAGACATTAAGCCTGTAAAAAATCCTTCTTCTTTTGTAGGCAGGCATCTGAAATTTAAGGTGATTAAGGTAAACCAGAGAAAGGAAAATGTGATAGTTTCAAGAAGGATGCTAATGGAGGGGGAGAAGGAAAAAAGAAAGAAAGAGTTTTGGAAAAATGTTAAAGAGGGACAGGTTTTATACGGTTTTGTGAGGAATATAACCGATTATGGTGCCTTTGTAGATCTCGGTGGGGTGGATGGTTTCCTGTATTTGAATGATATCACGTGGGGTAGAATAACACATCCAAAGGAGTACCTCAGGGTTGGTGATGAGATTAAGGTGAAGATACTCAATATAGACTATGAGAAAGAAAGGCTATCTGTCGGTATTAAACAGCTTAAACCCGATCCATGGTTAAAGATTGAAGAAAAATACCAGGAAGGAACAAAGGTAAGGGGCAAGGCAGTTGGTATCGTTGATTATGGGGTCTTTGTAGAGCTTGAGCAGGGGGTTGAGGGATTGCTCCATATCAGTGAGATGAGCTGGGATAGAAGAATAAAAAACCCGAGTAAGGTTGTAAATAGGGGGGATTGGCTTGAGCTGGTTGTTCTTGATATTGATAAAGAGAAGAGAAGAATTTCCCTTGGGATGAAACAGCTTAAACCCGATCCATGGCAAGAGCTTGAGGCAGAATACCCACCCGGTTCTATTATAAAAGGCAAGGTTAAAAACCTTACTGACTTTGGGATGTTTGTGGGTATAAGAAATGGCATTGATGGACTAGTCCATGTGTCCGAGATTTCATGGTCGAGAAGAAAGAAGGTCGTCCCGGACCTGTATAAAAAAGGAACGTTAATAGAAACCCTTGTGCTCAATATTGATAGAGGACAGAAAAAGTTCTCCCTCAGCATAAAAAGATTGAAGGAGGACCCATGGAGGGGCCTGATATCGAGGTATCATGTTGGTGATGTGGTTGAAGGCTATATTACAAGCATAACAGACTTCGGGGTTTTTGTAGAAATAGAGGATGGTATAGAAGGGCTTATACATTTATCTGAGATGGATGATTTACAGGGGAAGCACCCATCGGATCTGTTTAAAGTAGATGACAGGGTGGGAACAGCCATCTTGAATATAGATGAAAAGGATAAGAGAATCGGGCTGAGCATTAAAGCACTCAGAAAAAAGGAAGAGAACACAACAATAGAGACGCTTTCCAATGAAGAGGGTGTTTTCTCTACCCTGGGCGATATACTTGAACCGGCTATAAAGATAAATAATAAAGACAGCGCTGTATAGGTGGGAGGAATATGACTATTAACAAAGAGCTGCTTGATATACTCTGTTGTCCGAAATGTAAAGGGGATATAGAGCTCAATGAATCTCATGATGGCCTCATATGCAGACACTGTAAGCTCCTGTATCCTATTAAAGATGACATTCCCATAATGCTTATCGATGAAGCAATACCCATTACCAAATAAGCAATCCCCTTGTTGATAGACTTTTTATTTCTTTTTACCATCAAATCTTTCCAACAGTGTGTGCGTATTCTGCCTGAAGGAATCCAGGAGTCTCTTGGAGTCTTTCTTGGCAGACTTGTATTCGTTCTCTTGAAGGGGCGAAGAACAATAGCCCTTAATAATATACAACGGGTGTTTCCTGGTATAACACAACGTGAAAGAGAGACGATCGCGCGACGATGTTTTGAAAAACTCGGGATAAATTTTATTGAGTCACTTGTGTTGCCCTATGTTCCACAAGAAGACTACCATGTGAGATTTACGATTGAGCACAGGTCATATGTTGATGATGCGCTCACGATGAACAGGGGCGTGATTGCCCTTGGCTTTCACTACGGCAACTGGGAGATTATGGGTATTACATCCTACCTCTTACACCATGACATTATTGCCCTTGCCCGCCCCTTGAAGCGATACACCCATCTGAACAGCTACCTTAACCATCTTAGGCGTTCAACAGGCCTCTTAATAATCCCGAATGAAGATACCG from Pseudomonadota bacterium encodes the following:
- a CDS encoding (d)CMP kinase; its protein translation is LSQKRSVREYLTNMQKEIGRGGGVVLEGRDTGSVVFPDAHIKFYLDAKLEERAKRRYLELSSRGVNSELLRVKEEILKRDKVDSERDISPLVIPEDAIYIDTTEIDAVSVVEKLLNIVRSKEYGVRS
- a CDS encoding 30S ribosomal protein S1, with product MLDTGDTVAQKEKTQEEMKVLYETSLKSLQEGNILKGKVININGETVIVDVGLKSEGKLSINEFMGKSGEANVNVGDQVEVMIVGREKEFGLLLLSKQKVDVIRTWQKIDKSLEEGISIDGDIISEVKSGFMVDIGVNAFLPISQVDIKPVKNPSSFVGRHLKFKVIKVNQRKENVIVSRRMLMEGEKEKRKKEFWKNVKEGQVLYGFVRNITDYGAFVDLGGVDGFLYLNDITWGRITHPKEYLRVGDEIKVKILNIDYEKERLSVGIKQLKPDPWLKIEEKYQEGTKVRGKAVGIVDYGVFVELEQGVEGLLHISEMSWDRRIKNPSKVVNRGDWLELVVLDIDKEKRRISLGMKQLKPDPWQELEAEYPPGSIIKGKVKNLTDFGMFVGIRNGIDGLVHVSEISWSRRKKVVPDLYKKGTLIETLVLNIDRGQKKFSLSIKRLKEDPWRGLISRYHVGDVVEGYITSITDFGVFVEIEDGIEGLIHLSEMDDLQGKHPSDLFKVDDRVGTAILNIDEKDKRIGLSIKALRKKEENTTIETLSNEEGVFSTLGDILEPAIKINNKDSAV
- the ispH gene encoding 4-hydroxy-3-methylbut-2-enyl diphosphate reductase, which translates into the protein MEVLKTRHIGFCFGVKRAMNIVLKEAAKGKDKIYTIGPIIHNPQMVEILKEKGITPVGDIFHIEDGVIVFRTHGIKKEEEEYIKRRGLKIIDTTCPFVKRVRRHAMYLRKRGYRVVIVGDKNHPEVKSVLSYLDNDGIVLQKPASIGAKKIGVVSQTTLDKATFLNVVRGLIGEAEELRVYNTICESTEIRQREAAILSEMVDVMLIIGGKNSSNTKKLYSIVKGMQPKTYHIETEEDIKLGWFTGLKKVGITGGASTPDLIIDSVERRVKTF
- a CDS encoding lysophospholipid acyltransferase family protein, coding for MRILPEGIQESLGVFLGRLVFVLLKGRRTIALNNIQRVFPGITQRERETIARRCFEKLGINFIESLVLPYVPQEDYHVRFTIEHRSYVDDALTMNRGVIALGFHYGNWEIMGITSYLLHHDIIALARPLKRYTHLNSYLNHLRRSTGLLIIPNEDTGRDVVRYLKENKIVAILGDQREKRSRAVFVEFFNEKVATSKGIAVIGMKTGAPVIPMYMVREGFLRYRIVVTQPLVMEREGNISELIYTNTRKINAFLESLIKKNPDEWFWVHRRWGRDS
- a CDS encoding Trm112 family protein encodes the protein MTINKELLDILCCPKCKGDIELNESHDGLICRHCKLLYPIKDDIPIMLIDEAIPITK